The Exiguobacterium aurantiacum DSM 6208 genome includes a window with the following:
- the gyrA gene encoding DNA gyrase subunit A — MAEQENIKDINISQEMRTSFMDYAMSVIVSRALPDVRDGLKPVHRRILYAMNELGIRADKPHKKSARVVGDVIGKYHPHGDSAVYETMVRMAQDFSYRYELVDGHGNFGSVDGDSAAAMRYTEARMSKIAMELVRDIGKNTIDYQANFDGEEKEPVVLPARFPNFLVNGTSGIAVGMATNVPPHNLNEVIDGVLALTHNPDITIAELMQHIPGPDFPTSGEILGRSGIRRAYETGRGSITMRAKAEIEVLKNGRERILVHEIPYQVNKARLVEKIADLVRDKKIEGITDLRDESDRNGMRVVIEVRRDANASVILNNLYKQTPMQTTFGVNMLALVGGRPKTLNIKQAIYYYIEHQKEVVRRRTQFDLDKAEARAHILEGLRVALDHLDEVIALIRSTRTGDEAREKLIARFGLSTDQTQAILDMRLQRLTGLEREKIEGEYREVQALIEELRAILGDEELLLDIIRNELTEIKERYGDARRTVIRTDIVELEDEDLIPVRDMMITLTSEGYIKSIPTDSYRTQRRGGRGKQGMGTNDEDFVLRLLSASTHDTILFFTNFGRVFRLKGYEIPEMSRTAKGMPIINLLQVDKGEKVETMIPVDFNSYLAEQGVTEEVVDDADAEVADEQLSLVFITKQGLIKRSPLSAYARINKNGLRAISLNETDELVTVRLAKSDDEMLIVTREGMSIRFPIEGEVRSMGRTARGVRAIRLKKEDDQVVSMEIVRTTQDVLIITEKGYGKRTPMDQFRTQGRGGSGIIGIKTDRGTVVGMRVVDEDDDIMLMTELGVAIRIDSQTISQMGRSTRGVKVMNIEDGDRLATIAKLKKDELEEESAVDMENGFVGEAPEIDPSSEETE, encoded by the coding sequence GCAGAACAAGAAAATATCAAGGATATAAATATTAGCCAAGAGATGCGGACGTCGTTCATGGACTATGCGATGAGCGTTATCGTGTCACGTGCCCTTCCGGACGTACGAGACGGTTTAAAGCCGGTCCACCGCCGTATTCTCTATGCAATGAACGAACTCGGTATTCGGGCTGATAAGCCGCATAAGAAATCGGCACGTGTCGTCGGTGACGTGATCGGTAAGTATCACCCGCACGGTGATTCAGCCGTGTACGAGACGATGGTGCGCATGGCTCAAGACTTCAGCTATCGTTATGAACTCGTCGACGGACACGGCAACTTCGGATCTGTCGATGGGGACTCTGCGGCCGCGATGCGTTACACGGAAGCCCGGATGTCTAAAATTGCGATGGAACTCGTGCGCGACATCGGTAAAAATACGATTGATTACCAAGCGAACTTTGATGGGGAAGAGAAAGAGCCTGTCGTTTTACCGGCACGTTTTCCAAACTTTCTCGTCAACGGGACGAGTGGGATCGCCGTCGGGATGGCGACGAACGTACCACCACATAACTTGAACGAAGTAATCGACGGTGTGCTCGCACTTACGCACAATCCTGACATCACCATCGCTGAGTTGATGCAACACATTCCTGGTCCGGATTTCCCGACATCAGGAGAAATCTTAGGTCGGAGCGGCATCCGTCGCGCCTATGAAACAGGCCGTGGTTCGATCACGATGCGTGCCAAAGCAGAGATTGAAGTGTTGAAAAATGGTCGCGAACGTATTCTCGTCCATGAAATTCCTTACCAAGTGAACAAAGCGCGTCTTGTTGAGAAGATTGCAGACTTAGTTCGGGATAAGAAAATTGAAGGCATCACTGACTTACGCGATGAATCCGACCGGAACGGCATGCGTGTCGTCATCGAAGTTCGACGCGATGCGAATGCGAGTGTCATTTTGAACAACTTGTACAAGCAGACGCCAATGCAGACGACGTTCGGTGTCAACATGCTCGCCCTCGTCGGTGGACGCCCGAAGACACTTAACATCAAACAAGCGATTTACTACTACATCGAACACCAAAAAGAAGTCGTACGTCGACGGACACAGTTCGACCTTGATAAAGCAGAGGCGCGTGCGCATATTCTCGAAGGATTACGCGTCGCTCTCGATCACCTCGATGAAGTCATCGCACTCATCCGGAGCACACGCACTGGAGATGAGGCACGTGAGAAGTTGATTGCCCGTTTTGGACTTTCGACGGATCAAACGCAAGCGATTCTTGATATGCGACTTCAACGATTGACAGGGTTGGAACGGGAGAAAATCGAAGGTGAGTATCGTGAAGTTCAAGCGCTGATCGAAGAACTCCGTGCCATTCTCGGCGATGAAGAGCTTCTTCTCGATATCATCCGCAACGAACTGACTGAAATCAAAGAACGTTACGGTGATGCTCGTCGTACCGTGATTCGCACAGATATCGTCGAGCTCGAGGATGAGGACTTGATTCCGGTTCGTGACATGATGATCACGCTCACGAGCGAAGGCTATATCAAATCAATTCCGACCGACTCGTATCGGACGCAACGACGTGGTGGTCGTGGGAAACAAGGAATGGGGACGAACGATGAAGACTTCGTGCTTCGTCTGTTATCGGCCTCGACGCATGATACGATCTTGTTCTTCACGAACTTCGGACGTGTTTTCCGTTTGAAAGGATACGAGATTCCGGAGATGAGTCGAACCGCGAAAGGAATGCCGATTATCAACTTGCTTCAAGTCGATAAAGGCGAGAAAGTCGAGACGATGATTCCAGTCGACTTCAACAGCTATTTGGCTGAACAAGGCGTCACGGAAGAAGTTGTGGATGATGCGGATGCGGAAGTGGCAGATGAGCAATTGTCGCTCGTCTTCATTACGAAGCAAGGTCTCATTAAACGCTCACCGCTCTCGGCGTATGCCCGAATCAATAAGAACGGACTTCGCGCCATCAGCTTGAACGAGACAGATGAGCTCGTGACGGTCCGTCTCGCGAAGAGCGATGATGAGATGTTAATCGTGACACGCGAAGGAATGTCGATTCGCTTCCCGATCGAGGGTGAAGTTCGATCGATGGGTCGGACAGCGCGTGGTGTACGTGCCATCCGTTTGAAAAAAGAGGATGATCAAGTCGTATCGATGGAAATTGTACGGACAACGCAAGACGTCCTGATCATTACCGAAAAAGGTTATGGCAAACGCACACCGATGGACCAGTTCCGTACGCAAGGACGAGGCGGTTCCGGAATTATCGGAATCAAGACGGACCGGGGTACTGTCGTCGGAATGCGCGTCGTCGATGAAGACGATGATATCATGCTGATGACCGAGCTCGGTGTTGCGATTCGAATCGACTCGCAGACCATCTCACAAATGGGTCGCAGTACACGTGGGGTTAAAGTAATGAATATTGAAGATGGCGACCGATTGGCGACCATCGCGAAATTGAAAAAAGACGAGCTAGAAGAGGAATCGGCAGTCGACATGGAGAATGGATTTGTTGGTGAAGCACCGGAAATCGACCCATCGTCTGAAGAGACCGAGTAA
- a CDS encoding HD-GYP domain-containing protein — translation MRLAISNVHVGMTLLASVSSLEAGLKLTNEHLRLLRFLKVDAIEVAPVERRRFTHEEEQEVCAKILQYERHYNQWEERIAPNPYEALEFVHQLFRNDYPLYAVVAFFTDQPLRKNHVIHHAIYRALIAKSLSKYRGDEHRLQFDYGVASYFADASYAKIRKWSHMRYFTKMERELLYQHPLVSASMLPKDETLRQRVAKLIIEHHERLDGSGFPHRLEERELHPASPLFIVADRFCQLTAPRTFRQALTPEEAYFYMWQNEAYDEEALTLLATLLGFFEVGRNVVLSSGVRGIIQHYTPRVEQPIVIAEQDQETYDLTRLDEVRIIAFQ, via the coding sequence ATGCGATTGGCCATTTCGAACGTTCACGTTGGAATGACGTTGTTAGCGTCTGTCTCTTCGCTTGAGGCAGGGCTCAAATTAACGAATGAGCATTTACGCTTGTTACGTTTTTTAAAAGTTGATGCGATTGAAGTCGCCCCGGTTGAGCGCCGTCGCTTCACGCATGAGGAAGAACAAGAAGTCTGTGCAAAGATTCTTCAATATGAACGACACTATAATCAATGGGAAGAACGCATTGCCCCGAACCCGTATGAAGCGTTAGAGTTTGTACACCAATTGTTTCGTAACGATTATCCGCTCTATGCGGTCGTTGCTTTCTTTACAGATCAACCGCTTCGTAAAAATCATGTGATCCACCACGCCATTTATCGAGCGTTAATTGCGAAATCGTTATCGAAGTATCGCGGCGATGAACATCGTCTGCAGTTCGATTATGGGGTTGCGTCTTATTTTGCGGATGCGAGTTACGCAAAAATTCGTAAATGGTCGCATATGCGTTATTTCACGAAAATGGAACGTGAACTGCTCTATCAACACCCACTCGTCTCGGCTTCGATGCTACCAAAGGATGAGACGTTGCGTCAGCGTGTCGCAAAATTAATAATTGAACACCATGAACGGTTAGATGGATCGGGATTTCCGCATCGGCTAGAAGAACGTGAACTCCATCCGGCCTCGCCACTGTTTATCGTGGCGGATCGTTTTTGCCAATTGACGGCACCACGCACGTTCCGTCAGGCGCTGACACCGGAAGAAGCTTATTTTTATATGTGGCAAAATGAAGCGTATGATGAAGAAGCGTTAACGCTATTGGCGACGTTACTCGGTTTTTTTGAAGTCGGACGGAACGTCGTACTGAGTAGTGGTGTTCGCGGAATCATTCAGCACTATACCCCTCGTGTTGAACAACCGATTGTCATTGCTGAACAGGATCAAGAAACGTATGATTTAACGCGGCTAGATGAGGTACGAATCATTGCGTTTCAATAA
- the guaB gene encoding IMP dehydrogenase: MWENKFAKEGLTFDDVLLVPRFSNVLPRDVSLSTKLCEGLELNIPVISAGMDTVTEAPMAIAMARQGGLGVIHKNMSMEMQAEHVDRVKRSENGVITNPFYLTPERQVYDAEYLMSKYRISGVPIVNSESERKLIGILTNRDLRFIKDYSTVIEDVMTTENLVTAKVGTSLEEAERILHQHRIEKLPLVDDAGILKGLITTKDIEKVEQFPHAAKDKQGRLLVAAAVGVTGDAASRAQILVDAGVDALVVDTAHGHSAGVIEKVKELRDLFPTLPIIAGNVATAEATRALIEAGASVIKVGIGPGSICTTRVVAGVGVPQITAVYDCVTEAREHGVTVIADGGIKYSGDIVKAIAAGAHAVMLGSLLAGVKESPGEMEIYQGRQFKTYRGMGSEASMKRGSQDRYFQEADKKFVPEGIEGRVAYRGELADTVYQLIGGLRSGMGYCGAADIRALREDTQFIRMTGAGLQESHPHDVHITKEAPNYSR; this comes from the coding sequence ATGTGGGAAAACAAGTTTGCAAAAGAAGGATTAACATTTGATGATGTACTACTCGTGCCAAGATTCTCTAACGTCTTACCGCGGGATGTAAGCTTAAGCACAAAGCTTTGTGAGGGACTTGAACTGAACATTCCCGTCATCAGTGCAGGCATGGACACAGTAACCGAAGCTCCGATGGCCATCGCGATGGCCCGTCAAGGTGGACTAGGAGTCATCCATAAAAACATGTCCATGGAAATGCAAGCCGAGCACGTCGATCGCGTCAAACGCTCAGAGAACGGTGTCATCACGAATCCTTTCTATTTAACGCCAGAACGTCAAGTGTATGATGCAGAATACTTGATGAGCAAATATCGAATTTCCGGAGTCCCGATCGTTAATTCTGAGAGCGAGCGCAAGTTAATTGGAATTTTGACGAACCGTGACCTCCGTTTCATCAAAGATTATTCAACGGTGATTGAAGACGTCATGACGACGGAAAATCTAGTGACGGCAAAAGTTGGAACATCGCTTGAAGAAGCAGAACGCATCCTTCATCAGCATCGAATTGAAAAATTACCGCTTGTCGACGATGCAGGGATTTTAAAAGGTTTGATCACGACGAAAGATATCGAAAAAGTTGAACAGTTCCCACATGCTGCAAAAGATAAGCAAGGTCGTCTTCTTGTCGCTGCAGCCGTAGGTGTCACAGGCGATGCGGCGTCACGTGCTCAAATCCTTGTCGATGCAGGCGTCGATGCTCTCGTCGTCGATACGGCCCATGGCCACTCGGCAGGTGTTATCGAGAAAGTGAAAGAACTTCGTGACCTCTTCCCGACATTGCCGATCATCGCCGGAAACGTCGCGACTGCGGAAGCGACTCGCGCGTTGATTGAAGCTGGTGCCTCGGTCATCAAAGTCGGAATCGGCCCAGGTTCGATTTGTACGACACGAGTTGTCGCAGGTGTCGGCGTCCCACAAATCACGGCTGTCTATGACTGTGTCACAGAAGCGCGTGAACATGGTGTGACCGTTATCGCAGACGGCGGTATCAAGTACTCAGGTGATATCGTCAAGGCGATTGCTGCCGGCGCGCACGCTGTCATGCTTGGTAGCCTCTTGGCAGGTGTGAAAGAAAGCCCAGGTGAGATGGAAATTTACCAAGGCCGTCAGTTCAAGACGTATCGTGGTATGGGATCTGAAGCGTCGATGAAGCGCGGTAGCCAAGACCGGTACTTCCAAGAAGCCGATAAGAAATTCGTCCCAGAAGGCATCGAAGGACGCGTCGCATACCGTGGTGAACTGGCTGATACGGTTTACCAACTCATTGGCGGACTCCGCTCTGGAATGGGCTATTGCGGTGCGGCAGACATTCGTGCACTCCGTGAAGATACGCAGTTCATCCGGATGACGGGGGCCGGCCTCCAAGAGAGCCACCCGCACGATGTTCATATCACAAAAGAAGCACCAAACTACTCAAGATAA
- a CDS encoding alpha-amylase family glycosyl hydrolase, producing the protein MKNKTARRTSTLLLSSVLLIQTGVPVNVLAEPTAVSIDGIKSDWANVPALATSPTTGWQGFDLGDLYMQNDAKHLYFYVDAKNIPNWGDNGQYINIALQVNDEDSGVNTNPLGYPFNFSQTDKKPQYHILLRVDGDTAIKEAAVYESGKSIPLANLNNLNGASFALDRTKGFEGKIPLSLLGLTNNDQLRVLTVLSGNNASEHGAFDTIPSNPANKLADSWNVAATPSVQSIYSPAYTLSGVETVSQLEVTTVVPANRSTDAALDAPITWTFNEPVTVDAAQVRLMNGDSAVPFRVETSGATVTVTPTEKLLLAETYEATIPAGAVTGKLSNTTLPALTTSFKTITEVADPWKTQRYIEMTYVRADGNYTDWNLWTWSTGAKDGQVDPYKVTEDGAIFRIPVGKDATNVGFVIRKGTDWAVKDGYGEDRYVKLGTDRITKVVVESGKGAFHQVPTIQGPVFENGEITFFYRDKELYEAGTLDQVDRVALKVNGTTYPMTYEVKNEWFRHTIKLPEGTHDYTFLVTKDGVTTEVKDPYFEASRVEYKRPNVKLTSSVSPKAISSRENAVVHVKPTLPKGVALRELYIDARPLGGPAKLAIDPALNKQTIAVKDSVKPGNKTLTIQAIDQYGNVHTTTTTVNVRPVTMKDKQAFDWDEARIYFMLTDRFYDGDKTNNNPNGEYYDLDHPESYHGGDFAGITKKLDYLDKLGINTIWITPIVDNIDWDLRYGKDGSQYGYHGYWAKNFEKLDEHLGDMAAFHRLIDAANERGIKIMVDVVLNHPGYGMESGAVSTGATNFPTNKERQVFEGMIRSNPVDGDDLKMSLSGLPDFKTEEAAVRDQLVKWQTDWIKRSKTKKGNTIDYFRVDTVKHVDSTTWKSFKNELTAIKPDFKMIGEHYGASVNNTGGYLHSGQMDSLLDFDFKYQAESFVNGNIDGVESALQYRNMQLSNEATLGQFLSSHDEDGFLVSRAGGDEGKHMVAASLQMTAKGQPVIYYGEEVGQSGKHAGDMDKGEFNENRYDFDWKRVTGEGKAMHTHYQKLLNIRADYSKVFSKGTRAVVAGGSNTGYSIFERTYGKQSVVVGLNTKETAQKATFQTKHKHKTVLVDRYSGRSYVVQQDGKVTVQLPAQDQGGTVILVKK; encoded by the coding sequence ATGAAGAATAAAACTGCACGCCGCACGTCGACCCTTCTGTTATCATCCGTTCTCTTGATTCAAACAGGCGTTCCCGTGAACGTACTCGCTGAACCTACGGCCGTTTCCATCGATGGAATAAAGAGCGATTGGGCAAACGTTCCGGCTCTCGCCACGTCCCCTACTACTGGCTGGCAAGGATTTGACCTCGGTGACCTCTATATGCAAAACGATGCCAAGCATCTTTATTTCTATGTCGATGCAAAGAACATTCCGAATTGGGGCGACAACGGGCAGTACATAAACATCGCACTTCAAGTGAATGACGAGGACTCCGGCGTGAACACGAACCCGCTCGGTTACCCGTTCAACTTCAGTCAGACCGATAAAAAACCACAGTATCATATTTTACTTCGCGTCGATGGCGACACAGCGATTAAAGAAGCCGCGGTCTATGAATCGGGCAAGTCGATTCCGCTCGCGAATTTGAATAACTTGAACGGCGCTTCGTTCGCCCTCGACCGCACAAAAGGGTTTGAAGGAAAGATCCCGTTGTCGTTGCTCGGTTTGACGAATAACGACCAACTCCGGGTCTTGACCGTCCTCAGTGGGAATAACGCCAGCGAACACGGGGCGTTCGATACGATCCCGAGCAATCCGGCCAACAAGCTCGCGGACAGTTGGAACGTGGCGGCAACGCCATCCGTTCAATCGATATACAGCCCCGCTTATACGCTCAGCGGTGTCGAGACGGTCAGTCAGCTCGAAGTAACAACGGTCGTCCCGGCGAATCGATCGACGGATGCCGCGCTTGATGCCCCGATCACATGGACGTTCAATGAACCGGTCACAGTCGATGCTGCTCAAGTTCGATTAATGAATGGAGATTCGGCTGTGCCGTTCCGTGTCGAAACGAGTGGCGCGACGGTCACGGTCACCCCGACAGAAAAGCTTTTGCTCGCCGAGACGTATGAGGCGACGATTCCGGCAGGCGCCGTGACAGGAAAGCTGTCGAACACGACGCTCCCTGCCCTCACGACTTCGTTCAAGACGATCACGGAAGTGGCAGACCCGTGGAAGACACAGCGTTATATCGAAATGACGTACGTACGTGCCGACGGGAATTATACGGATTGGAACTTGTGGACGTGGAGCACCGGTGCGAAAGACGGACAAGTCGATCCATACAAAGTGACCGAAGACGGTGCCATCTTCCGTATCCCGGTCGGAAAAGACGCGACGAACGTCGGTTTCGTCATTCGTAAAGGCACGGATTGGGCCGTCAAAGACGGGTACGGGGAAGATCGATACGTCAAACTCGGTACTGACCGTATCACGAAAGTCGTCGTCGAGAGCGGCAAAGGCGCGTTCCATCAAGTGCCGACGATTCAAGGTCCTGTCTTTGAAAACGGCGAGATCACGTTCTTCTATCGGGATAAAGAATTGTACGAAGCAGGTACACTCGATCAAGTCGATCGTGTCGCCTTGAAAGTGAACGGGACGACGTATCCGATGACATACGAAGTGAAGAACGAATGGTTCCGTCATACAATCAAGCTACCGGAAGGGACACACGACTATACGTTCCTCGTGACGAAAGACGGCGTGACGACCGAGGTCAAAGATCCTTACTTCGAAGCTTCACGCGTCGAATACAAACGTCCGAACGTCAAGTTGACGTCGTCCGTCTCACCAAAAGCAATCAGCTCGCGAGAAAACGCTGTCGTTCATGTGAAACCGACGTTACCAAAAGGGGTGGCGTTGCGTGAGCTATATATCGACGCCCGTCCACTCGGCGGACCGGCGAAATTGGCGATCGACCCGGCGCTCAACAAACAGACGATCGCGGTTAAAGATTCCGTGAAACCTGGTAATAAGACACTGACGATTCAAGCGATCGATCAATACGGCAACGTGCATACGACAACAACGACCGTTAACGTCCGGCCGGTCACGATGAAAGACAAACAAGCATTCGACTGGGACGAGGCACGGATCTACTTCATGTTGACGGACCGGTTCTATGACGGTGACAAGACGAACAACAATCCGAACGGCGAGTATTATGATTTGGACCACCCTGAATCGTATCATGGTGGTGATTTCGCCGGCATCACGAAAAAGCTCGACTATCTCGACAAGCTAGGGATCAACACGATTTGGATCACGCCGATTGTGGATAACATCGACTGGGATCTCCGTTATGGGAAAGATGGTTCTCAATATGGATACCATGGCTATTGGGCGAAAAACTTCGAGAAGCTCGACGAACACCTCGGAGACATGGCGGCGTTCCACCGTTTGATTGACGCGGCGAACGAACGCGGTATCAAAATTATGGTCGACGTCGTCTTGAATCATCCAGGCTACGGGATGGAATCTGGCGCGGTATCGACTGGAGCGACGAATTTCCCGACGAATAAAGAGCGGCAAGTATTTGAAGGTATGATCCGTTCAAATCCGGTCGACGGGGATGATTTGAAGATGTCACTTTCTGGCTTACCGGACTTCAAGACAGAAGAAGCTGCCGTCCGGGACCAACTCGTCAAATGGCAAACGGATTGGATCAAGCGTTCGAAAACGAAGAAAGGCAACACGATTGATTACTTCCGGGTCGACACGGTCAAACACGTCGACTCGACGACGTGGAAGTCGTTTAAAAACGAGTTGACGGCCATCAAGCCGGACTTCAAAATGATTGGTGAGCACTACGGGGCGAGCGTGAACAACACAGGCGGCTATTTGCACAGTGGACAGATGGACTCCTTGCTCGATTTCGATTTCAAATATCAAGCGGAGAGTTTCGTGAACGGGAATATCGACGGGGTCGAGAGCGCCCTTCAATATCGCAACATGCAGCTGTCGAATGAAGCGACGCTCGGCCAATTTCTCTCTAGTCATGATGAGGATGGTTTCCTCGTCTCCCGTGCTGGCGGCGACGAAGGAAAACATATGGTTGCCGCTTCGCTCCAAATGACAGCAAAAGGCCAGCCTGTCATCTACTATGGTGAAGAGGTCGGTCAATCTGGAAAACATGCCGGTGATATGGACAAAGGCGAGTTTAACGAAAACCGTTACGACTTCGACTGGAAACGCGTCACGGGCGAAGGGAAAGCGATGCATACGCATTATCAAAAACTTCTCAACATCCGCGCGGATTACTCGAAAGTGTTTAGCAAAGGAACACGTGCCGTTGTAGCCGGAGGATCGAACACAGGGTACTCCATCTTTGAACGAACATATGGAAAACAATCTGTCGTCGTCGGCTTGAACACGAAAGAGACGGCTCAAAAAGCCACGTTCCAAACGAAGCACAAGCACAAGACCGTGCTCGTCGATCGCTATAGCGGACGCTCATACGTCGTTCAGCAGGATGGAAAAGTAACTGTACAATTACCTGCACAAGACCAAGGCGGAACCGTCATCCTTGTGAAGAAATGA
- a CDS encoding class A sortase: MRRLRYGIGILLLLSGLLLLSNSWWKDQVAVSNSERVTEGLQLQQLQQPEEGEFDFATVTPLSWDDLISVRNRFHDLPAIGLILVPDIDLELPILYGLDADNLAVGAGTMRPTQQMGKGNYALAGHYTQSPTSLFGPLHEIETGMHVYVTDLTDTYEYVVTSLETVPPTRVDVLDDTTEATITLVTCTFDATERLIVKGRLANKTPYSPL, encoded by the coding sequence ATGAGACGTTTACGTTATGGAATCGGTATCCTCCTCCTACTTTCCGGACTTCTCCTGTTATCCAACTCGTGGTGGAAAGACCAAGTCGCCGTCTCGAACAGTGAACGGGTCACCGAAGGATTGCAGTTGCAACAACTACAGCAGCCCGAAGAAGGCGAGTTCGACTTCGCGACTGTCACACCGCTGTCATGGGATGATTTAATTTCCGTGCGCAATCGTTTTCATGATTTACCGGCCATCGGATTGATTCTCGTGCCAGACATCGATTTAGAATTACCGATCCTTTACGGTCTCGATGCAGACAACTTAGCCGTAGGAGCCGGGACGATGCGACCGACACAACAGATGGGTAAAGGTAATTATGCACTGGCCGGGCATTACACGCAGAGTCCAACGTCTCTCTTTGGCCCGCTCCATGAGATTGAAACCGGGATGCACGTTTATGTGACCGATTTGACTGACACGTACGAATACGTCGTCACGTCGCTTGAGACCGTGCCTCCGACCCGGGTCGATGTTCTCGATGACACGACAGAAGCGACCATCACCCTCGTCACCTGCACGTTCGATGCGACCGAACGTCTAATTGTGAAAGGTCGTCTCGCCAATAAGACCCCTTACTCCCCACTCTAA
- the pdxR gene encoding MocR-like pyridoxine biosynthesis transcription factor PdxR, which produces MDMLTLALDSESSTPLYEQLYLHIRHAIVDDTLTTGAKLPSKRKLSDFIDVSQTTVELAYAQLLAEGYIESVPRKGFYVLPQEELYVRRNDNPIKPLPQNKTYTFDLYPSQIDTTAFPFERWRRHLKQVVTEENRDLLALGPVQGDHVLRQEIATYLYHSRGVHCSPEQIIVGSGTEQLLPQLLDLLPDAKTFGIEDPGYPLTKQLFEHQNRHYVPIPVDESGLLVDRLEPERIDAVYVTPAHQFPTGTILSVSRRQRLLNWALEHQTYIIEDDYDSEFRYSGKPIPSLQSMDQNERVIYLSTFSKSLMPSLRIGYMVLPPQLLNRYRERYRHFTCSVPRFEQHTLAEFMANGDFEKHLNRMRKTYRRKLEIVATAFKPYEPAVSITGASAGLHIILSIDAPHSTETLQRMAESAGIRIKAMEDYYIRSQNRNPQFLFGFAALSEAVLPIAVARLMSCWNITKGGTSTD; this is translated from the coding sequence ATGGATATGCTTACACTCGCGCTCGATTCTGAATCGAGCACCCCACTATATGAACAGCTTTATTTACACATCCGCCATGCGATTGTCGATGACACACTCACGACCGGGGCAAAACTTCCCTCCAAACGTAAACTGAGCGACTTCATCGACGTCTCACAAACGACCGTCGAACTGGCATACGCCCAATTACTCGCCGAAGGATATATCGAATCTGTACCGCGTAAAGGGTTCTATGTATTGCCACAAGAAGAACTATACGTACGCCGCAACGATAATCCGATCAAACCGCTCCCGCAAAACAAAACGTACACGTTTGACCTTTATCCGAGTCAAATCGACACGACGGCGTTCCCATTCGAGCGTTGGCGACGCCATCTAAAACAAGTTGTCACTGAAGAGAACCGCGATTTGCTCGCACTCGGCCCTGTCCAAGGAGATCACGTGTTGCGTCAAGAAATCGCGACGTATTTATATCATTCTCGCGGTGTACACTGCTCTCCCGAACAAATCATCGTCGGCTCCGGGACCGAACAATTGTTACCACAACTGCTCGACTTGTTGCCAGACGCCAAAACGTTTGGGATTGAAGATCCAGGCTATCCGCTCACGAAACAGCTGTTCGAACATCAAAATCGGCATTACGTCCCCATTCCTGTCGACGAGAGCGGTCTGCTCGTTGACCGTCTCGAACCTGAAAGGATTGATGCGGTGTATGTGACACCAGCCCACCAGTTTCCGACCGGGACGATTCTCTCCGTCAGCCGAAGGCAACGTCTTCTCAACTGGGCGCTCGAACATCAAACTTATATCATCGAGGACGATTATGACAGCGAGTTTCGGTACAGTGGAAAACCGATTCCGTCGCTGCAAAGCATGGATCAAAATGAACGGGTCATCTATTTGAGTACTTTCTCCAAATCACTCATGCCATCGCTTCGAATCGGGTATATGGTGTTACCGCCTCAGTTGTTGAATCGTTATCGTGAGCGTTACCGACATTTCACTTGCAGCGTCCCGCGGTTTGAACAGCACACGCTCGCTGAATTCATGGCGAACGGGGATTTTGAAAAGCACTTGAACCGGATGCGCAAGACGTATCGTCGCAAGCTTGAGATTGTCGCAACTGCGTTTAAACCATACGAACCGGCCGTCTCCATTACCGGGGCGAGTGCCGGACTGCATATCATCCTTTCAATCGATGCGCCTCACTCGACCGAAACGTTGCAACGAATGGCTGAATCGGCGGGGATCCGGATTAAAGCAATGGAGGATTATTACATCCGTTCCCAAAATCGCAACCCTCAATTTTTATTTGGATTCGCCGCTCTGTCAGAAGCCGTATTACCGATTGCTGTCGCACGGTTAATGTCGTGTTGGAATATAACGAAGGGAGGGACATCAACGGATTAA